The following coding sequences are from one Rathayibacter sp. VKM Ac-2760 window:
- a CDS encoding alkene reductase codes for MDPFSPLTAGDLELPNRLVMAPMTRLRADEQGVPGALIAEHYAQRASLGLIISEGVFPSAESKAYPGQPGIETAEQAEGWKGVADAVHAAGGRIVMQVMNGGRVTHTDVTGTDRIVAPSAVAIDGEVRVPSGEKKPFPVPHALTTEELATVRDEFVAGARRAVDAGFDGVEVHGANGYLLHEFLSPVSNVRTDAYGGSPAARAAFVIEVTRAVADEIGAGRVGIRLSPAHNIQDVVETDEADVRATYEAVVDGLAPLGLAYLSVLHAEPAGELVQDLRSRFGGVFVANSGFGSPTSREEATELITGGHADAVAVGRPVMANPDLVERWQGGHPENELVQETVYGGGAEGYTDYERLSA; via the coding sequence GTGGATCCCTTCTCCCCCCTCACCGCCGGCGACCTCGAGCTGCCGAACCGCCTCGTCATGGCGCCGATGACGCGACTGCGCGCCGACGAGCAGGGCGTCCCCGGCGCCCTCATCGCCGAGCACTACGCCCAGCGCGCCTCGCTCGGCCTGATCATCAGCGAGGGCGTCTTCCCGAGCGCCGAGTCGAAGGCGTACCCGGGTCAGCCCGGCATCGAGACCGCCGAGCAGGCCGAGGGCTGGAAGGGCGTCGCCGACGCCGTGCACGCCGCCGGCGGGCGCATCGTCATGCAGGTCATGAACGGCGGACGCGTCACGCACACCGACGTCACCGGCACCGACCGCATCGTCGCGCCGAGTGCGGTCGCCATCGACGGCGAGGTCCGTGTCCCGAGCGGCGAGAAGAAGCCGTTCCCGGTGCCGCACGCGCTGACCACCGAGGAGCTCGCCACCGTCCGCGACGAGTTCGTCGCCGGTGCCCGCCGCGCCGTCGACGCCGGCTTCGACGGGGTCGAGGTGCACGGAGCCAACGGCTACCTGCTGCACGAGTTCCTCTCGCCGGTCTCGAACGTCCGCACCGACGCCTACGGCGGAAGCCCCGCCGCCCGCGCCGCGTTCGTGATCGAGGTGACCCGCGCCGTCGCCGACGAGATCGGCGCCGGTCGCGTCGGCATCCGCCTCTCGCCCGCGCACAACATCCAGGACGTCGTCGAGACCGACGAGGCCGACGTGCGCGCCACCTACGAGGCGGTCGTCGACGGCCTCGCGCCGCTCGGCCTCGCGTACCTCAGCGTCCTGCACGCCGAGCCCGCGGGCGAGCTGGTCCAGGACCTGCGCAGCCGCTTCGGCGGCGTCTTCGTCGCCAACAGCGGCTTCGGCAGCCCCACCTCGCGCGAGGAGGCGACCGAGCTGATCACCGGCGGTCACGCCGACGCCGTCGCGGTCGGCCGCCCGGTCATGGCGAACCCCG
- a CDS encoding TPM domain-containing protein, translating into MPNESSPTRAAARRGAHRSPIAALLALLAAAALAVVPAVGAAAEPPATLGSSVVLDSAGVLDSAEIADIEAASAQLYQDHSVQLFVAYVDTFTGTTGDERWSDATAELNGLGTNDVLLAVAVESRQYQVSVDNGFALDAGQVSALETDDIEPQLVDGDWSGAAVAAAQGIGTRLDAPSAGESLGSGLLIVLAVLAGLVVVGVIVWLLIRRSRRRKAAEAVEASLDELATRAGSALVHADDAVRTSEQEVGFAEAQFGSDATGPFREALVTAKRLLGEAFALQQRLDDAEPDTDQERRDGYGRILQLCADTEQVLDEKAEAFEELRALEKNAPEVATRLTARSAEVQARLSPTRALLADLSTRYAPTAIDDVEDDADQAEDRLRFAADQVAEAQTALTAGESGRAAVLLRAGQQAAEQASGLLDAVATRSADLQEAERTLAGRVAEIRADVEQGRAIVAAGDAADPASAPLVANVQSAVATTEASLDAVERDAAARPRDPLALLERLTAADATIDAAVGGYRDAEAQRERQRAALAAEIGAARSRVSAAEDFIAARRGAVGSEARTRVAEAARSAEYAAQIAATDPAEALASAQRASALAQQALNAARSDASAYSAPGLGGGYGGGNTTGAFLGGILVESLLGGGGGRRGGYRSGGFGGGGFGGGGFGGGGSRRSSGGGFGGGGGGGRRGGGGRF; encoded by the coding sequence ATGCCGAACGAATCATCCCCGACGAGGGCCGCGGCCCGCCGGGGCGCCCACCGATCGCCGATCGCAGCGCTCCTCGCCCTGCTCGCCGCCGCCGCTCTCGCCGTCGTGCCGGCCGTCGGCGCCGCGGCCGAGCCGCCCGCGACGCTCGGCTCCTCCGTCGTCCTCGACTCGGCCGGGGTCCTCGACTCCGCGGAGATCGCCGACATCGAGGCCGCCTCCGCTCAGCTCTACCAGGACCACAGCGTCCAGCTCTTCGTCGCCTACGTCGACACCTTCACCGGGACGACCGGCGACGAGCGCTGGTCGGACGCGACCGCGGAGCTCAACGGCCTCGGCACGAACGACGTGCTCCTCGCCGTGGCGGTCGAGTCGCGGCAGTACCAGGTGTCCGTCGACAACGGCTTCGCCCTCGACGCCGGCCAGGTCTCGGCCCTGGAGACCGACGACATCGAGCCGCAGCTGGTCGACGGCGACTGGTCGGGCGCCGCGGTCGCGGCCGCCCAGGGCATCGGCACCCGCCTCGACGCCCCGAGCGCGGGCGAGTCGCTCGGCTCCGGCCTCCTGATCGTCCTCGCCGTGCTGGCCGGCCTGGTCGTCGTCGGCGTGATCGTCTGGCTCCTGATCCGCCGCTCGCGCCGCCGGAAGGCCGCCGAAGCCGTGGAGGCCTCGCTCGACGAGCTCGCCACCCGCGCCGGCTCCGCCCTCGTGCACGCCGACGACGCGGTCCGCACCAGCGAGCAGGAGGTCGGCTTCGCGGAGGCGCAGTTCGGCTCGGACGCGACCGGGCCCTTCCGTGAGGCGCTCGTCACCGCCAAGCGGCTGCTCGGCGAGGCCTTCGCCCTGCAGCAGCGGCTCGACGACGCGGAGCCGGACACCGACCAGGAGCGCCGCGACGGCTACGGCCGGATCCTCCAGCTCTGCGCCGACACCGAGCAGGTGCTCGACGAGAAGGCCGAGGCGTTCGAGGAGCTCCGCGCCCTGGAGAAGAACGCCCCCGAGGTGGCCACCCGCCTCACCGCGCGCTCCGCCGAGGTCCAGGCCCGCCTCTCCCCCACCCGGGCCTTGCTGGCCGACCTCTCGACCCGATACGCCCCCACGGCGATCGACGACGTGGAGGACGACGCCGACCAGGCGGAGGACCGCCTCCGCTTCGCCGCCGACCAGGTCGCCGAGGCTCAGACGGCGCTCACCGCGGGCGAATCGGGCCGCGCGGCCGTGCTCCTGCGCGCCGGCCAGCAGGCGGCGGAGCAGGCCTCGGGCCTCCTCGACGCCGTCGCCACCCGCTCCGCCGATCTGCAGGAGGCGGAGCGCACCCTGGCGGGACGCGTCGCCGAGATCCGCGCGGACGTCGAGCAGGGCCGCGCGATCGTCGCGGCCGGCGACGCCGCCGACCCGGCGAGCGCGCCCCTCGTCGCGAACGTGCAGTCCGCGGTCGCGACGACGGAGGCGTCCCTCGACGCGGTCGAGCGCGACGCCGCCGCACGCCCTCGCGACCCGCTCGCGCTCCTCGAGCGCCTGACCGCGGCCGACGCCACGATCGACGCGGCCGTCGGCGGCTACCGCGACGCCGAGGCTCAGCGCGAGCGTCAGCGGGCAGCGCTGGCCGCCGAGATCGGCGCCGCCCGCAGCCGCGTCTCCGCCGCGGAGGACTTCATCGCCGCCCGGCGCGGAGCGGTCGGCTCCGAGGCGCGCACCCGCGTCGCCGAGGCCGCCCGCTCGGCCGAGTACGCCGCGCAGATCGCGGCCACCGACCCGGCCGAGGCGCTCGCCTCGGCGCAGCGCGCCTCCGCCCTCGCGCAGCAGGCGCTGAACGCGGCCCGCTCCGACGCGAGCGCCTACTCCGCCCCCGGCCTCGGCGGCGGCTACGGCGGCGGCAACACCACCGGCGCCTTCCTCGGCGGGATCCTCGTCGAGTCGCTGCTCGGCGGCGGAGGCGGGCGTCGCGGCGGCTACCGCTCCGGCGGCTTCGGCGGCGGAGGATTCGGCGGAGGCGGCTTCGGCGGCGGCGGCTCCCGGCGCTCCAGCGGCGGCGGCTTCGGTGGCGGCGGCGGCGGCGGCCGTCGCGGCGGCGGCGGCCGCTTCTGA
- a CDS encoding PspA/IM30 family protein, with amino-acid sequence MAQKQSIFGRIAQLAKANINSLLDQAEDPQKMLDQMVRDYTDSIRDAEAAIAQTIGNLRLLEDDYREDVQNADEWGGKALAASRKADELRSSGSAGDADKFDALAKVALTRQIQSEKEAKDAEPTIASQTEVVDKLKSGLNQMREKLNQLSSKRDELIARSKTVEAQSQVQDAIKSIDIMDPTSEVSRFEQKIRREEARVRGAEELASSSLDAQFESLEDLGEMTEVEARLAALKSGGRPQDSIGS; translated from the coding sequence ATGGCCCAGAAACAGTCGATCTTCGGCCGCATTGCGCAGCTCGCGAAGGCCAACATCAATTCGCTCCTCGATCAGGCCGAGGACCCGCAGAAGATGCTCGACCAGATGGTGCGCGACTACACCGACAGCATCCGCGACGCCGAGGCCGCCATCGCGCAGACCATCGGCAACCTCCGCCTCCTCGAGGACGACTACCGCGAGGACGTGCAGAACGCCGACGAGTGGGGCGGCAAGGCGCTCGCCGCGAGCCGCAAGGCCGATGAGCTGCGCTCCTCCGGATCGGCGGGCGACGCGGACAAGTTCGACGCGCTCGCCAAGGTGGCGCTCACCCGCCAGATCCAGTCGGAGAAGGAGGCGAAGGACGCCGAGCCGACGATCGCCTCGCAGACCGAGGTCGTCGACAAGCTCAAGTCGGGCCTGAACCAGATGCGGGAGAAGCTGAACCAGCTCTCCTCCAAGCGCGACGAGCTGATCGCCCGCTCGAAGACCGTCGAGGCGCAGTCGCAGGTGCAGGACGCGATCAAGAGCATCGACATCATGGATCCGACCAGCGAGGTGAGCCGCTTCGAGCAGAAGATCCGCCGCGAGGAGGCGCGCGTCCGCGGCGCGGAGGAGCTCGCCTCCTCGAGCCTCGACGCCCAGTTCGAGTCGCTCGAGGACCTCGGCGAGATGACCGAGGTCGAGGCGCGGCTCGCCGCCCTCAAGTCGGGCGGCCGCCCGCAGGACTCGATCGGATCGTGA
- a CDS encoding acyl-CoA desaturase, with protein sequence MSTPTALSDGNVPSAPRVETSPRVQASPRVVRTRPRGEGNTNPTTEYSGLLSTVRDAGLLRRRRGFYYILFSVLTLALGGIVTGFVLLGDSWFQLLLAAALGIVLTQFAFLAHEASHRQVFESGKANDVAGRTLANLVVGISYSWWMNKHSRHHANPNVLGKDPDIVRDVVSFTPEDAARSRGAYAWLTRRQGYAFFPLLLLEGINLHLHGFRTVFGKGKVDKRWVEISMLVARVGLYLAVVFWALPLGMAFAFVGVQMAVFGLYMGASFAPNHKGMPILPKEARVDFLRRQVLTSRSIRGNWFNDYFMGGLNYQVEHHLFPNMPRPALRQAQVIAKEYCTTHQIPYTETSLLESYGIVVRYLNRVGLSAGGDPFDCPAASAYGR encoded by the coding sequence ATGAGCACCCCCACCGCACTGTCCGACGGAAACGTCCCCTCCGCCCCCCGGGTCGAGACCTCCCCCCGGGTCCAGGCCTCTCCCCGCGTCGTCCGCACCCGCCCCCGCGGCGAGGGCAACACGAACCCGACGACCGAGTACTCCGGTCTGCTGAGCACCGTGCGCGACGCCGGTCTGCTCCGCCGCCGCCGCGGCTTCTACTACATCCTCTTCTCCGTGCTGACGCTCGCCCTCGGCGGCATCGTCACCGGCTTCGTCCTGCTGGGCGACTCCTGGTTCCAGCTGCTGCTCGCCGCTGCCCTGGGCATCGTGCTCACCCAGTTCGCCTTCCTCGCCCACGAGGCCTCGCACCGCCAGGTGTTCGAGTCCGGCAAGGCCAACGACGTCGCCGGCCGCACGCTCGCGAACCTCGTCGTCGGCATCAGCTACTCCTGGTGGATGAACAAGCACAGCCGCCACCACGCCAACCCGAACGTGCTCGGCAAGGACCCGGACATCGTCCGCGACGTCGTCTCGTTCACCCCGGAGGACGCGGCCCGCTCGCGCGGCGCCTACGCCTGGCTGACCCGCCGCCAGGGCTACGCGTTCTTCCCGCTCCTGCTGCTCGAGGGCATCAACCTGCACCTGCACGGCTTCCGCACCGTCTTCGGCAAGGGCAAGGTCGACAAGCGCTGGGTCGAGATCTCGATGCTCGTCGCCCGCGTCGGCCTCTACCTCGCCGTCGTCTTCTGGGCGCTGCCGCTCGGCATGGCCTTCGCCTTCGTCGGCGTGCAGATGGCCGTCTTCGGCCTCTACATGGGCGCCTCGTTCGCCCCGAACCACAAGGGCATGCCGATCCTGCCCAAGGAGGCCCGCGTCGACTTCCTGCGCCGCCAGGTCCTCACCTCGCGCAGCATCCGCGGCAACTGGTTCAACGACTACTTCATGGGCGGCCTGAACTACCAGGTCGAGCACCACCTGTTCCCGAACATGCCGCGCCCGGCGCTGCGTCAGGCTCAGGTCATCGCCAAGGAGTACTGCACGACCCACCAGATCCCCTACACCGAGACCTCGCTGCTCGAGTCGTACGGCATCGTGGTGCGCTACCTCAACCGCGTCGGCCTGTCGGCCGGCGGCGACCCGTTCGACTGCCCCGCCGCCTCCGCCTACGGGCGCTGA